From Bacillus sp. FSL K6-3431, the proteins below share one genomic window:
- a CDS encoding PrkA family serine protein kinase, with the protein MDILKRIENYRTEEEKLKWEGTFLDYLLLLKSQPWVAQSAHSRLYNMIKDAGVEEESGSKSYQFFNHQLFGLEEALEKLVEEYFHPSAKRLDVRKRILLLMGPVSGGKSTLVTMLKRGLEAYSRKDRGAVYAIKGCPMHENPLNMIPLHLREEFYEEYGIRIEGNLSPLNTMRLEQDYGGRIEDVLVERIFFSEDKRVGIGTFSPSDPKSQDIADLTGSIDFSTIAEYGSESDPRAYRFDGELNKANRGLMEFQEMLKCDEKFLWHLLSLTQEGNFKAGRFALISADELVIAHTNETEYRSFIANKKNEALHSRIIVMPVPYNLKVSQEERIYEKMIQESDVADVHIAPHTLKVAAMFSILTRLKEPKRGDIDVLKKLRLYDGENVEGFNSADVEELKKEFQEEGMSGIDPRYVINRISSTIIRKGITTINALDVLRSLKDGLDQHSSITAELKEKYLNFISLARKEFDDMAKKEVQKAFVYSYEESAKTLMDNYLDNVEAYCNKSKLRDQLTGDEINPDEKLMRSIEEQIGISENAKKAFREEILIRISALARKGKRFDYRSHDRLREAIQKKLFADLKDVVKITTSAKTPDEQQLKKINEVVARLVDEHGYNSTSANDLLRYVGSLLNR; encoded by the coding sequence ATGGATATTCTAAAAAGAATTGAAAATTATCGAACAGAGGAAGAAAAGTTAAAGTGGGAAGGTACCTTCTTAGATTACTTACTTTTACTCAAATCACAGCCATGGGTTGCACAGTCTGCCCACTCCCGTTTATATAATATGATTAAGGACGCGGGAGTCGAAGAAGAAAGTGGAAGTAAATCATACCAGTTTTTTAATCATCAATTATTTGGGCTTGAAGAGGCACTAGAAAAATTAGTCGAGGAATATTTTCATCCTTCAGCCAAAAGGTTAGATGTCAGAAAGAGGATTTTGCTTCTGATGGGTCCAGTGAGTGGCGGAAAGTCAACGCTTGTAACGATGCTGAAGAGAGGCTTAGAGGCATACTCTAGAAAGGACAGAGGCGCGGTTTACGCCATTAAAGGTTGCCCGATGCACGAAAACCCATTAAATATGATTCCGCTGCATTTGCGTGAGGAATTTTATGAAGAGTATGGTATTAGGATTGAAGGGAATTTATCTCCACTGAATACGATGAGATTGGAACAGGATTACGGAGGAAGAATCGAAGATGTACTCGTAGAAAGGATATTCTTTTCTGAAGATAAGCGGGTAGGGATTGGAACGTTTAGTCCATCAGATCCGAAGTCACAAGATATCGCAGATTTAACAGGTAGTATTGATTTCTCCACAATAGCAGAATATGGATCCGAATCGGATCCAAGGGCATATCGTTTTGATGGCGAACTAAATAAGGCAAATCGCGGTTTGATGGAATTTCAGGAAATGTTAAAATGTGATGAAAAGTTTCTTTGGCATTTACTTTCGTTGACACAGGAGGGCAATTTTAAAGCTGGAAGATTTGCATTAATTTCCGCTGATGAACTTGTTATAGCTCACACAAACGAAACAGAATACCGATCTTTTATCGCTAATAAAAAGAATGAAGCGCTACATTCTCGGATTATTGTTATGCCAGTTCCTTATAATTTAAAAGTGTCGCAAGAAGAACGAATATATGAAAAAATGATTCAAGAAAGTGATGTTGCCGATGTTCATATTGCACCCCATACTCTAAAGGTAGCGGCAATGTTTTCAATTTTAACGAGACTTAAAGAACCTAAACGTGGAGATATTGACGTTTTGAAAAAGTTACGTCTTTATGATGGAGAAAACGTAGAAGGTTTTAATTCCGCAGATGTAGAGGAATTAAAAAAGGAATTCCAAGAAGAAGGCATGAGTGGAATAGATCCGAGGTATGTGATTAACCGTATATCCTCAACGATTATTCGCAAAGGAATTACGACGATTAATGCCCTTGATGTATTACGTTCTTTGAAAGACGGGCTTGATCAGCATTCGTCTATTACAGCAGAGCTTAAAGAGAAATATTTAAATTTTATTTCTCTAGCTCGAAAAGAATTTGATGATATGGCCAAAAAAGAAGTTCAGAAAGCTTTTGTGTATTCTTATGAAGAGTCTGCTAAAACCTTAATGGATAATTATTTGGACAATGTGGAGGCTTATTGCAATAAATCAAAATTACGTGATCAATTAACTGGTGATGAAATTAATCCAGATGAAAAATTGATGAGATCGATTGAGGAGCAAATCGGTATATCCGAAAACGCGAAAAAAGCATTCCGTGAAGAAATACTGATTCGAATTTCAGCACTTGCAAGAAAGGGAAAACGATTCGATTATCGCTCACATGATCGTTTGCGTGAAGCGATTCAAAAGAAATTATTTGCTGATCTAAAGGATGTTGTAAAGATCACTACATCTGCCAAGACACCGGATGAGCAGCAATTGAAGAAAATCAATGAAGTTGTTGCTCGTCTAGTAGATGAACATGGATATAATTCTACATCTGCAAATGATCTGCTGAGGTATGTCGGTAGTTTATTAAATCGGTAA
- the trmL gene encoding tRNA (uridine(34)/cytosine(34)/5-carboxymethylaminomethyluridine(34)-2'-O)-methyltransferase TrmL: protein MPIHVVLYRPEIPANTGNIARTCAATGTILHLIRPLGFSTDDKMLKRAGLDYWKHVNIVYHDSLEDFFSASKGGKYFFLSKFGKKPHTSFQYDDIEADYYFIFGRETKGLPQEVIAKHEDTCLRIPMNDNVRSLNLSNTAAILVYEALRQQDYLDLH from the coding sequence GTGCCAATCCATGTAGTGCTATATCGACCGGAAATACCGGCGAACACAGGTAATATTGCAAGAACTTGTGCTGCGACAGGTACAATTCTACATTTAATCAGGCCGCTAGGCTTTTCAACAGATGATAAAATGCTAAAACGTGCAGGACTTGATTATTGGAAACATGTAAATATTGTTTATCATGATTCTCTTGAGGATTTCTTTTCTGCCAGTAAAGGTGGAAAATACTTCTTTCTTTCTAAGTTTGGGAAGAAACCACACACATCTTTCCAATACGATGATATTGAAGCTGATTATTATTTTATATTTGGAAGAGAGACGAAGGGCTTACCACAGGAAGTGATTGCTAAACACGAAGACACATGCCTAAGAATTCCTATGAATGACAATGTTCGTTCATTAAATCTCTCCAATACAGCAGCTATTCTAGTGTATGAAGCATTAAGGCAGCAAGATTATTTAGATTTACATTAA
- a CDS encoding amidase domain-containing protein, which produces MKKQLVANLEKRVDGLVRKEKVKEEKIVRKLESINNRNAKIVKVIAKGKISKQEEMNEHDQVYYDVHLKYLIKTCEGMYIEEEIEQRKASFYKGELLEDVELPVFIANNHEEDLLMLEEDFEVEERANFVYNRLDAVRYAEKWWNTYNPAYEKFDVDCTNYISQCLHAGGAPMRAYPNRSKGWWYQNKNWSYSWSVANALKVYLQGSKTGLKAKEVTDPLQLKLGDVICYDFQGDGRFDHNTIVTAKDAAGMPLVNAHTYNSRMRYWAYEDSSAYTPNMKYKMFTIIDG; this is translated from the coding sequence GTGAAGAAACAATTGGTGGCTAATTTGGAAAAAAGAGTTGATGGATTAGTTAGAAAAGAGAAAGTAAAGGAAGAAAAAATCGTTAGAAAGCTAGAATCTATTAATAATAGGAATGCGAAAATAGTAAAAGTCATTGCTAAAGGAAAAATTTCCAAGCAGGAAGAAATGAATGAACATGATCAAGTGTATTATGATGTCCACCTGAAATATTTAATAAAAACTTGTGAGGGGATGTACATCGAGGAAGAGATAGAACAGCGAAAAGCATCTTTTTATAAAGGTGAATTGTTGGAAGATGTTGAACTTCCTGTGTTCATAGCCAATAATCACGAAGAGGATTTGCTGATGCTAGAGGAAGACTTTGAAGTAGAGGAACGGGCAAACTTTGTTTATAATCGCTTGGATGCTGTACGTTATGCCGAGAAATGGTGGAATACGTACAATCCAGCTTATGAAAAATTTGATGTAGATTGTACGAATTATATATCGCAATGCCTTCATGCTGGTGGAGCACCGATGCGGGCTTATCCCAACAGATCAAAAGGTTGGTGGTATCAAAATAAAAATTGGAGTTATAGTTGGTCTGTGGCAAATGCTTTAAAAGTATATTTACAAGGATCTAAAACAGGTCTAAAGGCCAAGGAAGTCACGGATCCGCTCCAATTAAAACTTGGTGATGTCATTTGTTATGATTTTCAAGGTGATGGCCGTTTCGATCATAATACGATCGTTACTGCCAAAGATGCTGCAGGAATGCCGCTTGTTAATGCACACACATATAATAGCAGAATGCGGTATTGGGCATATGAAGACTCAAGCGCTTATACGCCAAACATGAAATATAAAATGTTTACGATTATAGATGGATAA
- the queG gene encoding tRNA epoxyqueuosine(34) reductase QueG, which produces MDYGKLKQDIISYSKSIGIDKIGFAGSDPFIEMKNLLLRQQALGYQSGFEEKDIDKRTHPDLIFEGPRSIIAIALAYPSKLPDAPKGKKGERRGIFCRASWGIDYHVLVREKLEQLARYIEGRVDQSRFKLMVDTGELVDRAVAERAGIGWSGKNCSIITPEFGSYVYLGEMITNLPFEPDEPLHDQCGDCNKCRDACPTGALVQPGQLDAQRCIAFLTQTKGFMPDEFRGKIGNRLYGCDTCQTSCPKNKGMDFREHPKMEPAPDVVKPLLVPLLNISNREFKENYGELSGSWRGKKPIQRNAILALAHFKEASAVEDLIDVLRQDVRPVLRGTAAWALGKIGGEQAQDALEKAQLVEEDEDVLLEIEKGLKFFKKDVTHT; this is translated from the coding sequence ATGGATTACGGTAAACTAAAGCAAGATATTATTTCATATAGCAAAAGCATTGGAATTGATAAAATTGGTTTTGCTGGTTCTGATCCTTTTATTGAAATGAAAAATCTACTGCTTAGACAGCAAGCACTTGGTTATCAATCGGGTTTTGAAGAAAAGGATATTGATAAACGCACACATCCTGACCTTATATTTGAAGGACCACGTTCGATTATAGCGATCGCGCTTGCTTATCCGTCGAAACTGCCTGATGCTCCAAAAGGGAAAAAAGGTGAACGTCGTGGGATATTTTGTCGAGCTTCTTGGGGTATTGACTACCATGTCCTTGTACGTGAGAAATTGGAACAATTGGCTAGATATATTGAGGGGCGTGTAGATCAATCGAGGTTCAAACTGATGGTCGATACAGGGGAATTAGTTGATAGAGCAGTGGCTGAGAGAGCTGGGATTGGTTGGAGTGGGAAAAATTGTTCCATTATTACTCCTGAGTTTGGTTCTTACGTCTATCTTGGCGAAATGATTACCAATCTTCCATTTGAACCAGATGAGCCATTGCATGATCAATGCGGCGATTGTAATAAATGTAGAGACGCGTGTCCAACAGGGGCACTTGTTCAGCCTGGCCAATTAGATGCCCAGCGTTGTATTGCTTTCTTGACTCAGACAAAGGGATTTATGCCTGATGAGTTTCGCGGTAAAATTGGAAATAGGCTTTATGGGTGTGATACATGTCAGACAAGCTGTCCGAAAAATAAAGGAATGGATTTCCGCGAGCATCCAAAAATGGAGCCAGCTCCCGATGTTGTAAAGCCGCTACTTGTACCATTATTGAATATTTCAAATCGTGAATTTAAAGAAAATTATGGTGAATTATCTGGGTCATGGCGAGGAAAGAAGCCGATTCAACGTAATGCCATTTTAGCGCTCGCTCATTTTAAAGAAGCGTCGGCTGTAGAGGATTTAATTGATGTGCTTCGCCAGGATGTTCGGCCAGTCCTAAGAGGTACTGCTGCGTGGGCACTAGGGAAAATTGGTGGTGAGCAAGCACAGGATGCCTTGGAGAAAGCACAGTTAGTAGAAGAAGATGAAGATGTGTTATTAGAAATAGAAAAAGGATTAAAGTTTTTTAAAAAGGATGTTACACACACTTAA
- a CDS encoding B3/B4 domain-containing protein, protein MEIMIHPELSKAISNLSIGIIKYDNIIVEDSPQMLKGRLQLFQESLFFDLEDKNINDINEIKDWRAIFKQLGKDPNRYRHSAESLYRRVKKQDFLPSMNSAADINNFFSLQYRVPIGIYDTSFIKGNVELRKGKANETYVGLNGRENQLENLIVSADKRGPFGSPFVDSRRTAIMSKTTSALQIVYLTTAIKQDDAMKMLESLKIMFTQINGGQGQVSLLGYK, encoded by the coding sequence TTGGAAATAATGATACATCCCGAATTGAGCAAAGCAATATCCAACCTATCAATCGGTATTATCAAATATGATAATATCATCGTCGAAGATTCCCCGCAAATGTTAAAAGGTCGACTACAATTATTTCAAGAATCTCTATTTTTTGATCTTGAAGATAAAAACATTAATGATATTAACGAAATTAAAGATTGGCGAGCAATTTTTAAGCAATTAGGAAAAGATCCAAATCGCTATCGCCATTCTGCTGAATCTCTTTATCGCAGAGTGAAGAAACAAGACTTTCTTCCAAGCATGAATTCCGCCGCTGATATTAACAACTTTTTTTCACTTCAATATCGTGTTCCTATTGGAATATATGATACATCCTTTATTAAAGGTAATGTGGAACTACGTAAAGGCAAGGCAAACGAAACATATGTAGGTCTAAACGGGAGAGAAAATCAGTTGGAGAACTTGATAGTTTCTGCTGACAAGAGAGGCCCATTTGGAAGTCCCTTCGTCGATTCTAGGCGTACAGCTATTATGTCTAAAACAACAAGCGCACTACAAATTGTTTATTTAACTACAGCAATAAAACAAGATGACGCAATGAAAATGCTTGAATCATTGAAAATAATGTTTACTCAAATCAATGGTGGCCAAGGACAAGTCTCTCTCCTAGGCTATAAATAA
- a CDS encoding DUF1572 domain-containing protein, with protein sequence MNLGNEYLRVVRERFKDVKGLGDKTISQLSKEDIHWKLNEASNSVAAIAKHLSGNMVSRWSDFLISDGEKPYRNREQEFEDDISSKQELITVWERGWNSLFETLNGLDGQDLLKSVYIRGESHTVLEAIERQMAHYAYHIGQIVFIGKQLRDENWGSLSIPKGKSEEYLQRMLKRHES encoded by the coding sequence ATGAATCTAGGAAATGAATATTTGAGAGTTGTACGAGAAAGATTTAAAGATGTAAAGGGTCTTGGGGATAAGACAATTAGTCAATTGTCGAAAGAAGACATTCACTGGAAACTAAATGAAGCCTCAAATAGTGTTGCTGCTATAGCAAAACACCTAAGTGGAAATATGGTGTCTAGATGGTCTGACTTTTTAATCTCAGATGGGGAAAAGCCCTACAGGAATCGTGAACAAGAATTTGAGGATGATATATCGTCAAAACAGGAATTGATAACAGTTTGGGAAAGGGGTTGGAACAGTCTTTTTGAGACGTTAAATGGATTAGATGGTCAGGATTTATTAAAAAGTGTATACATCCGTGGTGAAAGTCATACTGTACTGGAAGCCATTGAAAGGCAAATGGCTCACTATGCTTATCATATAGGACAAATAGTTTTTATTGGTAAGCAATTAAGAGATGAGAACTGGGGAAGCCTTAGTATCCCCAAAGGAAAATCGGAAGAATATTTACAACGAATGCTGAAAAGGCATGAGTCATAA
- a CDS encoding type VII secretion protein EssB/YukC has protein sequence MVELQAAFTNVQEEEQLSELTKVDSLFLTCKKQEVKEETINLFFHLPEGYKPLKSWVKASLKTKQSIAKKILNINNIQGTQFTTYIHPDNIYCNSAGDVKFVHRGIRSLLPPEQEDGKEFIFQIKCLIISLFTGESFFELLKKRLTDIPIQQPFVKELGKAKSLMEIRDILSSDKLETTAVNKPNAAMKVKPENKKNTSLHSGVTQSKYKQEDHKVNKMDSAISKLNKNWMYALGILMIGLLIGGLVSYVAQVKPQASALTSSNKEKKELANQLEKAVKTNNNQGGILAGYKLIFAGEHEKAIQVFSAVENLSMEEQKVLAKQYVELNTPESLEKASSLDSELHSTIAAKLVGLNSKEANAILMSLKSDSPSVQIEQAWLKEEYERVISIANEQLKEDNKAKVLAVKSYLKLEKTKEAEALAKQVGDIPLQIAAKNQEIDKIKKDTKKSKKNKDEEIEKIKKEIKKLNESKPS, from the coding sequence GTGGTAGAATTACAAGCAGCATTTACAAATGTTCAGGAGGAAGAACAATTAAGCGAATTAACAAAAGTGGATTCGTTATTTCTCACTTGTAAGAAGCAAGAGGTAAAAGAAGAAACTATAAATTTATTTTTTCATCTACCTGAAGGGTATAAACCTTTAAAATCTTGGGTAAAGGCATCATTAAAAACCAAGCAAAGCATCGCTAAGAAAATATTAAATATTAATAATATTCAAGGCACACAATTTACAACTTATATCCATCCTGACAACATATACTGTAATAGCGCGGGAGATGTAAAATTTGTGCATAGAGGGATAAGGTCTTTGCTCCCTCCTGAGCAGGAAGATGGAAAAGAATTTATCTTTCAAATTAAATGTCTGATTATCTCCTTGTTTACGGGAGAATCTTTTTTCGAGTTATTAAAAAAACGATTAACTGATATTCCGATTCAACAACCATTTGTTAAAGAGCTAGGAAAAGCCAAGTCGTTAATGGAAATAAGAGATATCTTATCTAGTGATAAGCTTGAAACAACGGCAGTGAATAAGCCGAACGCGGCAATGAAAGTTAAGCCAGAAAATAAAAAAAATACTTCATTGCATTCCGGTGTAACACAAAGTAAGTATAAGCAAGAAGACCATAAGGTAAATAAGATGGACAGCGCAATAAGTAAACTAAATAAAAACTGGATGTATGCTCTTGGTATTTTAATGATAGGCTTGCTTATTGGTGGACTTGTCAGTTATGTAGCGCAAGTTAAGCCACAAGCTAGCGCGCTAACTTCAAGTAATAAAGAAAAGAAAGAATTAGCCAATCAATTGGAGAAGGCAGTAAAGACAAATAACAATCAAGGCGGCATTTTAGCAGGATACAAACTTATTTTTGCCGGGGAACATGAAAAAGCGATACAGGTATTTAGTGCAGTAGAAAACCTTTCAATGGAAGAACAAAAAGTCCTTGCTAAACAATATGTTGAACTAAATACCCCTGAAAGCTTAGAAAAAGCATCTAGTCTTGATTCCGAGCTTCATTCTACGATTGCTGCTAAGCTGGTAGGATTAAACTCAAAAGAGGCAAATGCTATATTAATGTCATTGAAATCTGATTCCCCTTCAGTTCAAATTGAACAAGCCTGGCTTAAGGAAGAGTATGAGCGTGTTATTTCGATTGCCAATGAACAATTAAAAGAGGATAATAAAGCAAAAGTCTTGGCTGTGAAAAGTTATCTCAAACTAGAAAAAACAAAGGAAGCTGAAGCTTTAGCAAAACAAGTTGGGGACATACCGCTACAGATAGCGGCAAAAAATCAAGAAATCGATAAGATTAAGAAGGATACAAAAAAGTCAAAAAAAAATAAAGATGAAGAGATAGAGAAAATCAAAAAAGAAATCAAGAAATTAAATGAATCAAAGCCATCTTAA
- a CDS encoding serine/threonine protein kinase has product MAKHNIHIEDGEVLKDRYQIISKIGSGGMSVVYLAKEVMNEDRLWAIKVADMENRISKRLFSEAKILSELDHPALPKIADFFSSNDERYFYLVQEYVKGESLYEIFEQNDSLLEEATIADIGIQLCDVLQYLHTLKPTPIIYRDIKPANIMITHDGHMKLIDFGIARKYVHEKVKDTLQIGTVGFAAPEQFEKRQSDTRTDLFSLGALLYYLLTGGRYVYIAQKPVQAFRQHLSKSMKKCIRLLVKTNPEERIQTAEEVKEYLLAAKVEIPTSNSLSNRKSWLITKYIVSILFFIGVILYIVIDQLK; this is encoded by the coding sequence ATGGCAAAACATAATATTCATATAGAAGATGGAGAAGTTTTAAAGGATCGTTATCAAATTATCAGCAAAATCGGTTCAGGGGGAATGTCTGTCGTTTATTTAGCTAAAGAGGTCATGAATGAAGACAGATTGTGGGCTATAAAGGTTGCAGATATGGAAAATAGAATCTCAAAAAGACTTTTTTCAGAGGCGAAAATATTAAGTGAACTAGACCATCCAGCTTTACCAAAGATTGCTGATTTTTTCTCTTCAAATGATGAACGCTATTTTTATCTAGTGCAGGAATATGTTAAAGGGGAATCTCTTTATGAAATCTTTGAACAAAATGATAGTTTATTAGAAGAAGCAACAATTGCAGATATCGGGATTCAATTATGCGATGTGCTTCAATACTTACATACTTTGAAACCAACCCCAATCATTTATCGAGATATAAAGCCAGCTAATATTATGATTACACACGATGGCCATATGAAGTTGATTGATTTTGGAATTGCTAGAAAGTATGTACACGAAAAAGTAAAGGATACATTGCAAATCGGTACGGTAGGTTTCGCTGCCCCAGAACAATTTGAAAAGAGGCAATCCGATACAAGAACGGATCTTTTCTCGTTAGGCGCTTTACTGTATTATTTGTTGACTGGCGGAAGATATGTATATATCGCACAAAAACCAGTACAAGCTTTTCGGCAGCATCTCTCAAAAAGTATGAAAAAATGTATTCGACTGCTAGTAAAAACAAACCCTGAAGAGCGAATTCAGACTGCAGAAGAGGTAAAAGAATATCTTCTAGCAGCTAAAGTTGAAATACCAACATCTAATTCTCTATCAAATAGAAAAAGCTGGCTAATTACGAAATATATTGTCTCGATACTTTTTTTCATTGGTGTCATTCTTTATATCGTAATCGATCAATTAAAATGA
- a CDS encoding PP2C family protein-serine/threonine phosphatase, translating to MISNENWQIGISTDTGPIKKRNEDYYFIKTDEDMDGQELMLVAIADGMGGYQAGDVASQIAVKMLDQWWSKNIKKFLKKKNCLQKMVKEMNRICININQKLLQFGPKIGTTLSVLILYKGNYAICHVGDSRIYQINGGQIGFQNFFRAKGGKEEFTSLNHQHTEALELDVEIKQLTEDHSWVEQEIKKGRLTREEARHHRKRNVLTQCLGIENGVDPCEQMGFYQSSDLFLLCSDGFYSMFSNDEITETILGLEREYTDLQTLSDYLVNLANYSGTRDNITVILLRNIIKKEEEIKNQHNTNIFSFLNKKRWS from the coding sequence ATGATTTCTAATGAAAATTGGCAGATTGGTATTTCCACTGACACTGGTCCTATCAAAAAAAGAAACGAAGATTATTATTTCATTAAAACCGATGAAGATATGGACGGACAGGAACTTATGCTTGTAGCGATTGCAGATGGAATGGGTGGCTATCAAGCGGGAGATGTTGCGAGTCAAATTGCAGTAAAAATGTTAGATCAGTGGTGGAGTAAAAATATCAAAAAGTTTCTTAAAAAGAAAAATTGTTTGCAAAAAATGGTTAAAGAAATGAATCGTATTTGTATAAATATAAATCAAAAATTATTGCAATTTGGTCCCAAGATAGGGACAACTTTATCTGTTCTCATTCTATATAAAGGGAATTATGCGATATGCCATGTTGGTGATAGCAGAATCTACCAAATAAATGGTGGGCAGATCGGCTTTCAAAACTTTTTTCGTGCAAAGGGAGGAAAGGAAGAATTTACTTCTTTAAATCATCAACACACAGAGGCATTAGAATTAGATGTCGAAATCAAGCAATTAACAGAGGATCATTCTTGGGTTGAGCAAGAAATTAAGAAAGGTAGATTAACTAGAGAAGAGGCCCGTCACCATCGCAAGCGTAATGTATTAACTCAATGCCTAGGAATTGAGAATGGTGTGGATCCATGTGAACAAATGGGCTTTTATCAATCAAGTGATCTATTTTTATTATGTAGTGATGGATTTTATTCAATGTTTTCAAATGATGAAATTACTGAAACAATTTTAGGCTTAGAAAGAGAATATACAGATCTACAAACATTGAGCGATTACTTAGTAAATCTGGCTAATTATTCGGGAACCCGAGATAATATCACGGTGATTTTATTAAGAAATATCATTAAAAAAGAGGAAGAAATAAAAAATCAACATAATACGAATATCTTCTCTTTTTTGAATAAAAAGCGCTGGAGTTAG
- a CDS encoding DUF6382 domain-containing protein produces MESIYGIGYDFHQKNGHYLMFHEKQGEQLLGDLLIPLQVRMMESNQIPNLLPLSIEEIDFKIRLYYDITSKRSLSTYLEKHTLSSFEFYQLFINIATTLEQSKLYMLNERHYILNEDFIFIGKDSKELYLTYMPIHSFEKKETTLEELKILIKKVVNEVESLQGSEEKHISQYVEDPSFNLVGLRELFLDLQRLRPTPYNGYQTSHYQEPLYTGVNQHPVDPFQGNQNQQVNGYQQESAQTKNTEKKTTGKKQKKKTKKTGFAFTQRQKLYIIVIALLTLTIIWKVYEALPNKGMLYTSGVLSLLTIVAVVYLFIKRPQEQLLAETEIAATNQQTDNPVHYQGSMGTMANQLNHSHANPYGGQQNHYPIGMEAMSQLKATPTIQPVQEVQQHMEQQMQNVPVQQPVQMIKEHKQSNVNSEKSSTFSLDTNLLVENDDTVLLDDGGEDDIHLNQRTEAYLEIDRAGELEKITLSGNHFTIGRNETAVNYSEDSVGVSRIHIEFIKIENSYGVKDLGSRNGTKLNDESLVPYKIYALNQDDIISIGKVDYQFKWE; encoded by the coding sequence ATGGAATCGATCTATGGGATTGGATATGATTTTCACCAGAAAAATGGCCATTATTTAATGTTTCACGAAAAACAGGGGGAACAATTATTAGGGGATTTGCTTATTCCATTGCAGGTACGGATGATGGAGTCAAATCAAATTCCTAATTTGCTACCACTTTCAATCGAAGAGATCGATTTTAAGATTCGTTTATATTACGATATTACATCCAAGCGGAGCTTATCCACTTATTTAGAAAAACATACATTATCATCCTTTGAATTTTATCAGCTCTTTATTAATATTGCTACAACTCTGGAACAGAGTAAGCTATATATGTTAAATGAACGTCATTACATATTAAATGAAGATTTTATCTTTATCGGAAAAGATTCGAAAGAATTATATTTAACTTATATGCCGATCCATTCATTTGAAAAAAAAGAGACAACATTAGAGGAATTGAAAATTTTAATCAAGAAAGTCGTGAATGAAGTAGAAAGTCTTCAAGGAAGTGAAGAAAAACATATTTCACAATATGTGGAGGATCCGTCTTTTAATCTTGTTGGTTTAAGAGAACTGTTTCTTGATTTACAGCGCCTACGTCCAACGCCGTATAATGGTTATCAAACATCTCATTATCAAGAACCATTATATACTGGTGTGAATCAACATCCAGTAGATCCATTTCAAGGTAATCAAAACCAACAAGTGAATGGTTACCAACAAGAGTCTGCTCAAACGAAGAATACGGAAAAGAAGACAACAGGAAAGAAGCAAAAGAAAAAAACAAAAAAGACGGGATTTGCATTTACCCAAAGGCAAAAGCTCTATATTATTGTCATTGCATTACTTACACTAACGATTATATGGAAAGTTTATGAGGCACTTCCTAATAAGGGCATGCTGTATACAAGTGGAGTATTGTCTCTTCTTACTATAGTAGCTGTCGTTTATTTATTCATAAAGCGCCCACAAGAACAATTGTTGGCTGAGACGGAAATAGCTGCAACAAATCAACAAACGGATAATCCTGTTCATTATCAAGGTAGTATGGGGACAATGGCGAACCAGCTAAATCATTCTCATGCTAATCCCTATGGGGGACAACAAAATCATTATCCTATTGGCATGGAAGCTATGTCACAATTAAAAGCTACACCAACAATACAACCAGTACAGGAAGTACAACAACATATGGAACAACAGATGCAAAATGTACCTGTTCAACAACCAGTCCAAATGATAAAAGAGCATAAACAATCTAATGTTAATTCTGAAAAATCATCAACCTTTTCTTTAGATACAAATTTATTAGTTGAAAATGATGACACAGTATTATTAGATGATGGTGGAGAAGATGACATTCATCTTAATCAAAGAACGGAAGCTTACCTAGAAATTGATCGTGCTGGCGAACTTGAAAAAATCACTCTCTCAGGAAACCACTTTACGATTGGTAGAAATGAAACTGCGGTCAATTACTCTGAGGACAGTGTTGGAGTGTCACGAATTCATATAGAGTTTATTAAAATTGAAAATAGTTATGGTGTAAAAGACTTGGGATCGAGAAATGGTACAAAACTAAATGATGAATCTTTAGTTCCATATAAAATATATGCATTAAATCAGGATGATATCATTTCGATAGGAAAAGTTGATTACCAATTCAAGTGGGAGTAG